In one Desulfoferula mesophila genomic region, the following are encoded:
- a CDS encoding ATP-binding response regulator has protein sequence MSTHHQVPHILCVDDDHVARETVELLFNRWGYRVSLAESGEAGLEAIAQDPPDLILLDIQMPGMDGLEVLEWVHAHHPSIICIMVTGHATLQNAVEAMKQGAYDFLAKPFAPDEMKLTVERGLEHRWLILEAERLRAEKALMQANFITLVSHQMRSPLAAVRQLLEVPATQALGPLPGPYQGFIDRAVYRLDLLARTLNTWLAMSRLDQDGIDSRKSVAELGGLMGDLVRRAEADVTAAGQHLKTHTRDGNCTLKVDRESLLEALYNLVSNAVKYNRAGGDIIIKGRKRGEVVELSISDQGPGVSSQEAAYIFDEFYRSRRKDIKEKPGTGLGLAISLKVVRAHGGDIKVASQVGQGATFTVTLPCQKS, from the coding sequence ATGAGCACCCACCATCAGGTGCCGCACATCTTGTGCGTGGACGATGACCATGTCGCCCGCGAAACGGTGGAGTTGCTTTTCAACCGCTGGGGCTATCGGGTAAGTCTGGCCGAAAGCGGCGAGGCGGGTCTGGAGGCCATCGCCCAGGATCCGCCCGACCTGATCCTTTTGGACATCCAGATGCCGGGCATGGACGGCCTCGAGGTGCTGGAATGGGTGCACGCCCACCATCCTTCCATCATTTGCATAATGGTCACCGGCCATGCCACCCTGCAAAACGCGGTGGAGGCCATGAAACAAGGGGCCTACGACTTTTTGGCCAAGCCCTTTGCCCCCGACGAGATGAAGCTGACGGTGGAGCGAGGCCTGGAACACCGCTGGCTGATTTTGGAGGCGGAGCGGCTCAGGGCCGAAAAGGCGCTGATGCAGGCCAACTTCATAACCCTGGTCTCCCACCAGATGCGCTCCCCCCTGGCCGCGGTGCGCCAACTTCTGGAGGTTCCCGCCACCCAGGCCCTGGGGCCCCTGCCCGGACCCTACCAGGGATTCATCGACCGGGCGGTGTATCGCCTGGACTTGTTGGCCCGCACCCTGAACACCTGGCTGGCCATGAGCCGCCTGGATCAAGACGGCATCGACAGCCGCAAGAGCGTGGCGGAGTTGGGCGGGCTGATGGGAGATCTGGTGCGCCGGGCCGAGGCCGACGTCACCGCGGCGGGCCAACACCTCAAAACCCATACCAGGGACGGCAACTGTACCTTGAAGGTGGACCGGGAAAGCCTCTTGGAGGCGCTGTACAACCTCGTCAGCAATGCGGTTAAATACAACCGTGCCGGAGGCGACATCATTATAAAAGGCCGCAAGCGCGGCGAGGTGGTGGAGCTGAGCATCAGCGACCAGGGACCGGGGGTTTCTTCCCAGGAGGCCGCCTATATTTTCGACGAATTTTACCGGTCGCGCCGCAAGGACATAAAGGAAAAACCAGGCACGGGGCTCGGCCTGGCCATTTCCCTGAAGGTGGTCAGGGCCCACGGCGGAGACATAAAGGTCGCTTCCCAAGTGGGACAGGGCGCCACCTTCACGGTCACCCTGCCCTGCCAAAAAAGCTAA
- a CDS encoding RnfABCDGE type electron transport complex subunit B, translated as MLFEALAIGGLGLASALGLGVAAKVFAVEVDPLVEAVEGALPGANCGGCGYAGCASAALAIAGGKAPANICVGGGPEVAVAVSAVMGVEVVYREPDVSQVDCTYSTQIAPLKYKYDGVQDCRAAVLLAGGPKQCDIGCVGLGSCVKACPFGAIQIGPDGLPVVDPALCTGCGNCEKACPKSIIHLTSVTRRVLGFNANYNCLAPCQATCPAQIDIPSYIRAIGEGRYEDAVGIIKEHNPLPLVCGRVCPHPCEDQCRRGKSDEPVNINHLKRFAADYEMNSGKRIQPFCMPKNERKVAIVGGGPAGLTCAYYLARLGYAPTIYEAQPHLGGMLRYGIPEYRLPKATLDWEIQGILELGVEAKTGMAMGKDFTLESLRQEGYEAIFLGVGCWSSRGMRVEGEDLNGVLPGTDMLIDRGNLKDTPVGERVVIIGGGNTAMDCARTCWRLGAKEVTVLYRRTEKEMPANAIEIEEAKHEGINFHFLAAPTKLVGDNGKLTGLEYIKMELGEPDASGRRRPVPIEGSETILECDNVIAAIGQFPNLAFLEADAAAKDLAVTKWNTIDANVDAGTTNIPGVFSGGDTVTGAATAVEAIGAGRRAARAMHLYLSGEEPEPQDNWVRGPKELPVVSETPEAAPAGRARAKMPELSVSERANSFVEVELGLTEEMAKAETQRCLQCGLYCYRHKDQPYEAWKWERKDNA; from the coding sequence ATGTTATTCGAAGCCCTGGCAATCGGTGGATTGGGCTTGGCTTCCGCCCTGGGACTGGGTGTCGCCGCCAAGGTCTTCGCCGTGGAGGTGGACCCCCTGGTGGAGGCGGTGGAAGGAGCCCTGCCCGGCGCCAACTGCGGCGGCTGCGGCTACGCGGGTTGCGCCTCGGCGGCTCTGGCCATCGCTGGCGGCAAGGCCCCGGCCAACATCTGCGTGGGCGGCGGCCCCGAGGTCGCCGTGGCGGTCTCTGCCGTGATGGGCGTGGAAGTGGTTTACCGCGAGCCCGACGTCTCGCAGGTGGATTGCACCTACTCCACCCAGATCGCCCCCTTGAAATACAAATACGACGGCGTGCAGGACTGCCGCGCGGCGGTGCTTTTGGCCGGCGGCCCCAAGCAGTGCGACATCGGTTGCGTGGGCCTGGGCTCCTGCGTCAAGGCCTGCCCCTTCGGGGCCATCCAGATCGGTCCCGACGGCCTTCCCGTGGTGGACCCGGCCCTGTGCACCGGCTGCGGCAACTGCGAAAAGGCCTGCCCCAAGAGCATCATCCACCTCACCTCGGTGACCCGGCGGGTTCTGGGCTTCAACGCCAACTACAACTGTCTGGCCCCCTGCCAGGCCACCTGCCCGGCCCAGATCGACATTCCCAGCTATATCCGGGCCATCGGCGAGGGGCGCTACGAAGACGCGGTCGGCATCATCAAGGAGCACAACCCCCTGCCCCTGGTTTGCGGCCGGGTGTGCCCCCATCCCTGCGAGGATCAGTGCCGCCGGGGCAAGAGCGACGAGCCGGTGAACATCAACCACCTCAAGCGCTTCGCCGCCGACTATGAGATGAACTCGGGCAAACGCATCCAGCCCTTCTGCATGCCCAAGAACGAGCGCAAGGTGGCCATTGTGGGCGGCGGCCCTGCCGGCCTCACCTGCGCCTACTACCTGGCCCGCCTGGGCTACGCCCCCACCATCTACGAGGCCCAGCCTCACCTGGGCGGCATGCTGCGCTACGGCATCCCCGAGTACCGCCTGCCCAAGGCCACCCTGGATTGGGAGATCCAGGGCATCCTGGAGTTGGGCGTGGAGGCCAAGACCGGCATGGCCATGGGCAAAGACTTCACCCTGGAGAGCCTCCGGCAAGAGGGCTACGAGGCCATCTTCCTGGGGGTGGGCTGCTGGTCCAGCCGGGGCATGCGGGTGGAAGGCGAGGACCTGAATGGGGTCCTGCCCGGCACCGACATGCTCATCGACCGAGGCAACCTCAAGGATACTCCGGTGGGCGAGCGGGTGGTCATCATCGGCGGCGGCAACACGGCCATGGACTGCGCCCGCACCTGCTGGCGCCTGGGGGCCAAGGAAGTCACCGTCCTTTATCGCCGCACCGAAAAGGAAATGCCCGCCAACGCCATCGAGATCGAGGAGGCCAAGCACGAAGGGATCAACTTCCACTTCCTGGCCGCCCCCACCAAGCTCGTGGGCGACAACGGCAAGCTCACCGGTCTGGAGTACATCAAGATGGAGTTGGGCGAGCCCGATGCCTCGGGCCGCCGCCGTCCGGTGCCCATCGAGGGCAGCGAGACCATCTTGGAGTGCGACAACGTCATCGCGGCCATCGGCCAGTTCCCCAACCTGGCCTTCCTGGAGGCCGACGCCGCGGCCAAGGACCTGGCCGTCACCAAATGGAACACCATCGACGCCAACGTGGACGCCGGGACCACCAACATCCCCGGCGTGTTCAGCGGCGGCGACACCGTGACCGGCGCGGCCACGGCGGTGGAAGCCATCGGCGCGGGCCGCCGGGCGGCGCGGGCCATGCACCTGTACCTCAGCGGCGAAGAGCCGGAGCCCCAGGATAACTGGGTGCGCGGCCCCAAGGAGTTGCCGGTGGTCAGCGAGACCCCGGAGGCGGCTCCGGCTGGGCGCGCCCGGGCCAAGATGCCCGAACTCAGCGTGAGCGAGCGGGCTAACAGCTTCGTGGAAGTGGAGCTGGGGCTCACCGAAGAGATGGCCAAGGCCGAAACCCAGCGCTGCCTGCAGTGCGGACTCTACTGTTACCGTCACAAAGATCAGCCTTACGAGGCTTGGAAATGGGAGAGGAAGGACAATGCCTAA
- a CDS encoding universal stress protein, with translation MLWNQVLLAYDNSQQALRAVEYVGQMFARVDNVKVIIFGVYDKVPEHDMEGTVFTDQVRARISVLERDREKGREGLEEAKKMLLRKGFGDEQVKVKYVEKKKSVAKDIIDEVKTGGYGTVVMGRKGVSNLAGMLFGSVSSGVIGNLVGATICVVE, from the coding sequence ATGCTCTGGAATCAAGTACTGCTTGCCTATGACAACTCTCAACAGGCCCTTCGGGCGGTTGAGTACGTGGGTCAGATGTTCGCCCGGGTCGACAACGTGAAAGTGATCATCTTCGGGGTCTACGACAAGGTGCCCGAGCATGACATGGAGGGTACGGTGTTCACCGACCAGGTGCGGGCTCGCATCTCCGTTCTGGAAAGGGATCGGGAAAAGGGGCGCGAGGGCCTGGAAGAGGCCAAAAAGATGCTCCTGCGCAAGGGCTTTGGCGACGAACAGGTCAAGGTCAAGTACGTGGAAAAGAAAAAGAGCGTGGCCAAGGACATCATCGACGAGGTCAAGACCGGGGGCTACGGCACCGTGGTCATGGGCCGCAAAGGGGTGAGCAACCTGGCGGGCATGCTCTTTGGTTCGGTTTCCAGCGGCGTCATCGGCAACCTGGTGGGCGCCACCATCTGCGTGGTGGAATAA
- a CDS encoding SoxR reducing system RseC family protein has translation MQEEGLVVKTMGGLAQVETTQQEACKSCGAQGMCHAMGGDKRRVITAVNQVGAREGDRVVMAMPRKGVLGASFLVYMVPVAALLVGAALGRKWGEAWGLEPQTSAVVLGAAALVAAWMILRKVSKRLAGRKELTVTVVRILRKEQGDALESSTACL, from the coding sequence ATGCAGGAAGAAGGACTGGTCGTCAAGACCATGGGCGGCTTGGCCCAGGTGGAGACCACCCAACAGGAGGCCTGCAAATCCTGCGGCGCCCAGGGCATGTGCCATGCCATGGGCGGGGACAAGCGCCGAGTCATCACCGCGGTAAATCAGGTTGGCGCCAGGGAGGGGGACAGGGTCGTCATGGCCATGCCCCGCAAGGGAGTTTTGGGGGCCAGCTTTTTGGTTTACATGGTGCCCGTGGCCGCCCTGCTGGTGGGCGCCGCCTTGGGCAGAAAATGGGGCGAAGCCTGGGGCCTGGAGCCGCAAACCTCCGCGGTGGTTCTGGGCGCGGCGGCTTTGGTCGCGGCTTGGATGATTTTGCGCAAGGTGTCCAAGCGCCTGGCAGGGCGCAAGGAATTGACCGTCACGGTGGTGCGTATTCTGCGAAAGGAACAAGGGGATGCTCTGGAATCAAGTACTGCTTGCCTATGA
- the rnfG gene encoding RnfABCDGE type electron transport complex subunit G produces the protein MRDILKMLVVLTAICAVSGFLLALVHDVTKEPIEYSRLKFVKEPAVKAVLSGYQNDPIKDRLSIPVGKDKKGKPVNLIVFPAKKDGKTFAVAFESTGSGYHGEIGVMLGVDLASKKLTGLSIVSHSETPGLGARIIEPNFTDSFKGKPMDKELGVGDINALSGATLSTKGVLAAVNKAQTTLDKYRDKMVQ, from the coding sequence GTGCGTGATATTCTGAAAATGCTGGTGGTGCTCACCGCCATCTGCGCGGTCAGCGGTTTCTTGCTCGCCTTGGTACACGACGTGACCAAGGAGCCTATCGAGTACAGCCGGCTCAAGTTCGTCAAGGAGCCCGCGGTCAAGGCGGTGCTCAGCGGCTACCAAAACGACCCCATCAAGGATCGCCTCAGCATCCCGGTGGGCAAGGACAAAAAGGGCAAGCCGGTCAACCTTATCGTCTTCCCGGCCAAAAAGGACGGCAAGACCTTCGCGGTGGCCTTCGAATCCACGGGTTCGGGTTATCACGGAGAGATCGGGGTGATGCTGGGCGTGGATCTGGCCAGCAAGAAGCTGACCGGCCTCAGTATCGTCAGCCACAGCGAGACCCCCGGTCTGGGCGCGCGCATAATCGAGCCGAACTTCACCGACTCTTTTAAGGGCAAACCCATGGACAAGGAACTGGGCGTAGGCGACATCAACGCCCTGTCGGGAGCCACTTTGTCCACCAAGGGCGTTTTGGCCGCGGTAAACAAGGCCCAGACGACCTTGGACAAGTACCGCGACAAGATGGTTCAGTAG
- a CDS encoding response regulator transcription factor, with the protein MAKILIIDDDDDFRTATSAILEAAGHAVLIASDGKAGLEMVKAEDPDLIVLDIMMDSIYEGFSVITTLRATPEYIDYRDIPVLMCSAVKQITGERFDIPTEARIAHGDEFLDKPFTAELLREKVNKLLEA; encoded by the coding sequence ATGGCCAAAATTCTTATCATCGACGATGACGACGATTTCCGCACCGCAACCTCCGCCATCCTGGAAGCCGCCGGCCATGCAGTCCTCATTGCCAGCGACGGCAAGGCCGGTCTGGAAATGGTCAAGGCCGAAGACCCGGACCTGATCGTCCTGGACATCATGATGGATTCCATCTACGAGGGCTTTTCGGTCATCACCACCCTGCGGGCCACACCCGAATACATCGACTACCGCGACATTCCCGTGCTGATGTGCTCCGCCGTGAAGCAGATCACCGGAGAGCGCTTTGACATTCCGACCGAGGCCCGCATTGCCCATGGTGACGAGTTCCTGGATAAGCCCTTTACTGCCGAGCTGTTGCGCGAAAAAGTTAATAAGCTGCTTGAAGCATAG
- a CDS encoding RnfABCDGE type electron transport complex subunit C has protein sequence MKLSNLFKGIRLPRPPAAAPPVDLPAPERVYLPLRQHRGAVAEAQVKPGDQVAIGQVVGASEEFESAAVQATVSGVVESIVQTVDPAGQKVPTVVIKNDGADTWVADTAEALADPAGAKASRPSRLLKRLRESGLVRAQVEGRPLHVDLSPPMAPQSYLYMTGIPVVRPVDTLIVNAVDPDPPVCPNLSCLTQVGEELAVGVAALARISGAKRVILALPAGGDASALAAMAGQHEWETASVSQTAYPFATDNLLVSALTGRQVPTPYGEPKDVGVVLMPLISALDVGRVLISGRPVIDRVFTVAGEVKNPQTFRVRLGTPIRDVIEAAGGGPSRPGKIIVGGPMMGLAIFDPATPVTRSTEGVLVQSAGNVVSYADHPCIHCGRCVAACPVNLIPSELGKLCEFRMYEEAAEMNLMNCIECGCCAYVCPAKRPMVHFLRHGKTEVLAGRME, from the coding sequence ATGAAACTTTCAAATCTGTTCAAGGGCATTCGCCTTCCACGCCCGCCGGCGGCGGCGCCCCCGGTGGACTTACCTGCCCCGGAGCGCGTCTATCTGCCTCTCAGACAGCACCGCGGAGCCGTGGCGGAGGCCCAGGTTAAACCGGGAGACCAGGTAGCGATCGGCCAGGTGGTGGGAGCCTCGGAGGAATTCGAGTCGGCCGCCGTCCAGGCCACGGTCAGCGGCGTGGTGGAATCCATCGTGCAAACGGTGGACCCGGCCGGGCAAAAGGTGCCCACCGTGGTCATCAAAAACGACGGCGCAGACACCTGGGTGGCGGATACCGCCGAAGCCCTGGCCGACCCCGCCGGGGCCAAGGCGTCCCGGCCCAGCCGCCTTCTCAAGCGTCTGCGCGAGTCCGGCCTGGTGCGGGCCCAAGTGGAGGGCCGCCCCCTGCACGTGGACCTGAGCCCGCCCATGGCGCCGCAGTCCTACCTTTATATGACCGGCATCCCGGTGGTGCGTCCCGTTGACACCCTGATCGTCAACGCGGTGGACCCCGATCCGCCGGTTTGTCCCAACCTCTCCTGTCTGACCCAAGTCGGCGAGGAGCTGGCCGTGGGCGTGGCCGCCCTGGCCCGCATCAGCGGGGCCAAAAGGGTGATCCTGGCCTTGCCGGCCGGCGGGGACGCTTCGGCCCTGGCGGCCATGGCCGGACAGCATGAATGGGAGACCGCCTCGGTGAGCCAGACGGCCTATCCCTTTGCCACCGACAACCTGCTGGTCAGCGCCCTCACCGGCCGCCAGGTGCCCACGCCCTACGGCGAGCCCAAGGACGTCGGCGTGGTCCTGATGCCCCTGATCAGCGCCCTGGACGTGGGCCGGGTGCTCATCAGCGGACGCCCGGTGATCGACCGGGTCTTCACCGTGGCCGGCGAGGTGAAAAATCCTCAGACTTTCCGGGTGCGCCTGGGCACTCCCATCAGGGACGTGATCGAGGCCGCCGGCGGCGGTCCTTCGCGCCCGGGCAAGATAATAGTGGGCGGACCCATGATGGGACTGGCCATCTTCGACCCGGCCACCCCGGTCACCCGCTCCACCGAAGGCGTGTTGGTGCAGAGCGCGGGCAACGTGGTCTCTTACGCCGACCACCCCTGCATCCACTGCGGGCGCTGCGTGGCGGCCTGCCCGGTGAACCTCATACCCTCGGAGTTGGGCAAGCTCTGCGAGTTCCGCATGTACGAAGAGGCGGCCGAGATGAACTTGATGAACTGCATCGAGTGCGGCTGCTGCGCCTACGTATGTCCGGCCAAGCGGCCCATGGTCCACTTCCTGCGTCACGGTAAGACCGAAGTTCTGGCCGGGAGGATGGAATAA
- a CDS encoding electron transport complex subunit E: MSIAREFTKGLWEIIPPFRLVLGLCPTLAVTTSAENGMGMGLATTFVLVCSNLLVSLLRKIIPSKVRIAGYIVIIASFVVIVELMMQAYTFPLYQALGIFIPLIVVNCIILGRAEAFAGKNGPLPSIADGLGVGLGFTISLTVLGAFREILGNGTIWGHGLFWDGFEPFTFMVRAPGAFVALGCFLAMINLVSSKLDERKRRAQS, translated from the coding sequence ATGAGTATAGCTAGAGAATTCACCAAAGGCTTGTGGGAGATCATCCCGCCCTTCCGCCTGGTGTTGGGCCTTTGCCCCACCCTGGCGGTAACCACCTCGGCCGAAAACGGCATGGGCATGGGTCTGGCCACCACCTTCGTGCTGGTGTGCTCCAACCTGCTGGTGTCCTTGCTGCGCAAGATAATCCCCAGCAAGGTGCGGATCGCAGGCTACATCGTGATCATCGCCAGCTTTGTGGTCATCGTGGAGCTGATGATGCAGGCCTACACCTTCCCCCTGTACCAGGCCCTGGGCATCTTCATCCCCCTGATCGTGGTCAACTGCATCATCCTGGGCCGGGCCGAGGCCTTTGCCGGCAAGAACGGCCCTCTGCCCAGCATCGCCGACGGCTTGGGCGTGGGCCTGGGCTTCACCATCAGCCTCACCGTGCTGGGCGCCTTCCGCGAGATCCTGGGCAACGGCACCATCTGGGGCCACGGCCTGTTCTGGGATGGATTCGAGCCCTTCACCTTCATGGTGCGCGCGCCGGGCGCCTTCGTGGCCTTGGGCTGCTTCCTGGCCATGATCAACCTCGTCAGCTCCAAGCTGGACGAGCGTAAGCGGAGGGCCCAGTCATGA
- the rsxA gene encoding electron transport complex subunit RsxA: MSFGDYMLFIVSAILVNNILLAKFLGNCPFLGVSKRMDTATGMSMAVIFVMVMAGMITWLVQYYILVPLNIEYLQTIAFILVIAALVQLVEIVMAKSLPALYRALGIFLPLITTNCAVLGVAIININEEYDFVDTLVFSLASAVGYSLALVLFAGIRERFMLVKMPKAFQGTSIGLVVAGFLALAFSGFAGLVGGH; this comes from the coding sequence ATGAGCTTCGGCGACTACATGCTGTTTATCGTCAGCGCCATCCTGGTCAACAACATCCTGCTGGCCAAGTTCCTGGGCAACTGCCCCTTCCTGGGGGTCAGCAAGCGCATGGATACGGCCACCGGCATGTCCATGGCGGTCATCTTCGTCATGGTCATGGCGGGCATGATCACCTGGCTGGTGCAGTACTACATCCTGGTGCCCCTGAACATCGAGTACCTGCAAACCATCGCCTTCATCTTGGTGATCGCCGCCCTGGTGCAGCTGGTGGAAATCGTGATGGCCAAGAGCCTGCCGGCCCTGTACCGGGCCCTGGGCATCTTCCTGCCGCTGATCACCACCAACTGCGCGGTGCTTGGCGTGGCCATCATCAACATCAACGAAGAATACGACTTCGTGGACACCCTGGTGTTCTCCCTGGCCTCGGCGGTGGGTTACAGCCTGGCCCTGGTCCTGTTCGCCGGCATCCGCGAGCGCTTCATGCTGGTGAAGATGCCCAAGGCCTTCCAGGGCACCTCCATCGGCCTGGTGGTGGCCGGATTTTTGGCCCTAGCCTTCAGCGGGTTCGCGGGCCTGGTGGGCGGCCACTAG
- a CDS encoding FAD:protein FMN transferase codes for MPNSLDRRSFLRFAGSTALGAAALPLVSPAIGLAGLGRGQNAAQETRMMMGTLVSVTVVDPSPAKAQEAMNQAFAAMAKLTPVFDRHRPGGPVAAFNAEGRLNDLEPRLKAVLELCMAVQQSTGGAFNPTVAPIIDTVRASFLQTHQPPSRSQMATAVAKVGGVNYDGQGLRRTKDGASLTLDGVAKGFIVDEGLAAAAKAGAGHVLINAGGDVGVIGDRGGKPWRVAVADPDHPTQAKMTVSLTSGALATSGDYEVYFDQERLYHHIVNPATGRIPGSGHSVSVRAPKASLADALATACFVMPPAQAHRFLAARPSLEGLILTRFGQRYQTKGFAV; via the coding sequence ATGCCTAACAGTCTGGATCGCCGCTCCTTCCTGCGGTTCGCCGGCAGCACGGCCCTGGGCGCGGCCGCCCTGCCCCTGGTTTCGCCGGCCATCGGCCTGGCGGGCCTGGGCCGAGGCCAAAACGCCGCGCAGGAAACTCGTATGATGATGGGCACCCTGGTCTCGGTGACCGTGGTGGACCCCTCACCCGCCAAGGCTCAGGAGGCCATGAACCAGGCCTTCGCGGCCATGGCCAAACTCACCCCGGTCTTCGACCGGCACCGCCCCGGCGGTCCGGTGGCCGCCTTCAACGCCGAAGGCCGCCTGAACGATCTGGAGCCCCGCCTCAAGGCGGTGCTGGAGTTGTGCATGGCGGTGCAGCAAAGCACCGGCGGAGCCTTCAACCCCACCGTGGCCCCCATCATCGACACGGTGAGGGCCAGCTTCCTGCAGACCCACCAGCCCCCCAGCCGGTCCCAGATGGCCACGGCCGTGGCCAAGGTGGGCGGGGTGAACTACGACGGCCAGGGCCTGCGCCGCACCAAGGACGGCGCGTCCCTCACCCTGGACGGCGTGGCCAAGGGCTTCATCGTGGATGAGGGCCTTGCCGCCGCCGCCAAGGCGGGCGCCGGCCACGTGCTCATCAACGCCGGCGGCGACGTGGGCGTCATAGGCGACCGGGGCGGCAAGCCCTGGCGGGTGGCCGTGGCCGACCCGGACCATCCCACCCAGGCCAAGATGACCGTGTCCCTGACCAGCGGGGCCCTGGCCACCAGCGGCGACTACGAGGTCTACTTCGACCAGGAGCGCCTGTATCACCACATCGTCAACCCGGCCACCGGGCGCATCCCCGGCTCGGGTCACAGCGTGAGCGTGCGCGCTCCCAAGGCCTCCCTGGCCGACGCCCTGGCCACGGCCTGTTTTGTCATGCCCCCGGCCCAGGCCCACCGTTTCCTGGCCGCCCGCCCCAGCCTGGAGGGGCTTATCCTCACCCGCTTCGGCCAGCGTTACCAGACCAAGGGCTTCGCCGTCTAG
- a CDS encoding tetratricopeptide repeat protein, translated as MPKSFVTLGSLVVLLAMAVSLSGCGNSALEQGLRAEKAGQDNDAFASYSSAIASTFMVSEKRSQAYAGRAGIYILRGKLDLALADLDKALQQDAQSEAAYYNRAVVYLLQDEPKKAAADAKRLLELAPQNQAARRLYDLAENPPPKFTLPLTWMKANQG; from the coding sequence ATGCCTAAATCCTTCGTCACGCTGGGCAGCCTCGTGGTTTTGCTGGCCATGGCCGTTTCCCTGAGCGGTTGCGGCAACAGCGCCCTGGAGCAAGGCCTCCGAGCCGAAAAGGCGGGGCAGGATAACGACGCTTTCGCCTCTTACAGCTCGGCCATAGCCTCCACCTTCATGGTCAGCGAAAAAAGGTCCCAGGCCTACGCGGGGCGGGCCGGCATCTACATCCTGCGGGGCAAATTGGACCTGGCCCTGGCGGATCTGGACAAGGCCCTGCAACAAGACGCCCAGTCCGAGGCCGCCTACTACAACCGGGCGGTGGTATACTTGCTCCAAGACGAGCCCAAGAAGGCGGCGGCCGATGCCAAGCGCCTGCTTGAGTTGGCCCCCCAAAACCAGGCGGCCCGGCGTCTGTACGACCTGGCCGAAAACCCTCCCCCCAAGTTCACCCTGCCCCTTACTTGGATGAAGGCCAACCAGGGCTAG
- a CDS encoding RnfABCDGE type electron transport complex subunit D yields MNENLLTVSTSPHKLGGMSVRSMYLEYIIALAPALLVGLYYFGFPALITVLLTVASAAVSEFVASLIKKKPSNLSNLHVLCMGLMLGMILPPGAPWWLPIIGGALTVLLGMSIFGGLGAYPMNPVLVAWVALYISWPESMNAFLEPQALGTGDEWSEAETLLMQLKGDVSTFEMVELGALWLGNVAGFIGSTSAWALLVGGVYLLIRRIIPWQIPVGAVLGAIGMALLAAYTDPSILELGYEEFGANMNIVWFHLGAGGFMIAAFFLGPEPVTSPVTPWGTFLFGVGIGLMTIIVRTWGGLVDGAFYGVLLMNAVTPLLDRIRPKVIGKVVSGA; encoded by the coding sequence ATGAACGAGAATCTACTTACCGTATCCACCTCCCCCCACAAGCTGGGAGGCATGAGCGTGCGCTCCATGTACTTGGAGTACATCATCGCTCTGGCCCCGGCCTTGTTGGTGGGCCTTTACTACTTCGGCTTCCCCGCCTTGATCACCGTGCTGCTCACCGTGGCCTCGGCGGCGGTGTCCGAGTTCGTCGCCAGCCTGATCAAAAAGAAGCCCTCCAACCTGAGCAACCTGCACGTGTTGTGCATGGGCCTGATGCTGGGCATGATCCTGCCCCCCGGCGCGCCCTGGTGGCTGCCGATCATCGGCGGCGCCCTCACCGTGCTGTTGGGCATGAGCATCTTCGGCGGCCTGGGCGCCTACCCCATGAACCCGGTCCTGGTGGCCTGGGTGGCCTTGTACATCTCCTGGCCCGAGTCCATGAACGCCTTCCTGGAGCCCCAGGCCCTGGGCACCGGCGACGAGTGGAGCGAGGCCGAGACCCTGCTGATGCAGCTCAAGGGCGACGTCAGCACCTTTGAAATGGTCGAGCTTGGCGCCCTGTGGCTGGGCAACGTGGCCGGCTTCATCGGCTCCACCAGCGCCTGGGCCCTGCTGGTCGGTGGTGTGTATCTCCTCATCCGCCGCATCATTCCCTGGCAGATTCCCGTGGGCGCCGTTTTGGGCGCCATCGGCATGGCCCTGCTGGCTGCCTACACCGACCCCAGCATCCTCGAGCTGGGCTACGAGGAGTTCGGGGCCAACATGAACATAGTCTGGTTCCACCTGGGCGCGGGCGGCTTCATGATCGCCGCCTTCTTCCTGGGGCCCGAGCCGGTGACCTCGCCGGTCACCCCCTGGGGCACCTTCTTGTTCGGGGTGGGAATCGGCCTGATGACCATCATTGTACGCACCTGGGGTGGTTTGGTGGACGGCGCCTTCTACGGAGTGTTGCTCATGAACGCAGTCACTCCCCTGCTGGACCGTATCCGCCCCAAGGTCATCGGAAAGGTGGTGAGCGGTGCGTGA